Proteins encoded by one window of Lathyrus oleraceus cultivar Zhongwan6 chromosome 1, CAAS_Psat_ZW6_1.0, whole genome shotgun sequence:
- the LOC127115781 gene encoding uncharacterized protein LOC127115781, whose amino-acid sequence MENSTDKRKRVHNESSDSVDSEAHCVDSVEVKIRKVDTVSDVNVNSSESESQLTRVDSFESCLDSVFDSDVQLHQDDIFHMLDDAENVPEQTERDSVVGLDSVIKSFEEEILTPGFEPDQIGPVQTGSIQMTGLGEMQNDLGYLFEASDDELGLPPTVVSCDEPGRTEPENVDLTGFLGFEDDLTCNDGFGFGAGLLPELEGGNIGAGDFVTGDGLFDFSEPAVDVLWPSESLQAM is encoded by the coding sequence ATGGAGAATTCCACCGACAAGAGAAAGCGGGTTCATAACGAGTCATCTGACTCGGTTGATTCAGAAGCTCACTGTGTCGACTCGGTTGAAGTTAAGATTCGAAAGGTTGACACTGTTTCTGATGTTAATGTTAACTCGTCCGAGTCCGAGTCTCAGCTGACGCGAGTTGACTCGTTTGAGTCGTGTCTTGACTCGGTTTTTGACTCGGATGTTCAGCTTCATCAAGATGATATTTTTCATATGCTTGATGATGCTGAAAATGTTCCGGAACAGACTGAGCGTGACTCGGTGGTGGGTCTTGACTCGGTTATCAAAAGCTTTGAGGAAGAGATTCTTACTCCGGGTTTTGAACCGGATCAGATCGGACCGGTTCAGACCGGATCGATTCAGATGACTGGCTTAGGCGAGATGCAGAATGATTTGGGTTACTTATTCGAGGCCTCTGATGATGAACTTGGGTTACCTCCGACAGTGGTTTCATGTGATGAACCGGGTCGGACTGAACCGGAAAATGTGGACTTGACCGGGTTTCTGGGGTTTGAAGATGACTTAACCTGCAATGATGGGTTTGGTTTTGGAGCCGGGTTGTTGCCCGAGTTAGAGGGTGGAAATATCGGTGCTGGAGATTTTGTGACCGGGGATGGGTTGTTTGATTTTAGTGAACCGGCGGTGGATGTTTTGTGGCCGTCGGAGTCGCTACAAGCTATGTAG